The following are encoded together in the Cicer arietinum cultivar CDC Frontier isolate Library 1 chromosome 2, Cicar.CDCFrontier_v2.0, whole genome shotgun sequence genome:
- the LOC101494223 gene encoding large ribosomal subunit protein bL12c-like yields the protein MALTTALTTISTVTLSYPTHFQKPITTVHFPTTSLSHRTTRLRPITAVSEQVEKLGNEISSLTLEQAKTLVDYLQDKLGVTAASFAPAAVAAAPAAAEAEAVVEEKTEFDVVIEEVPSNSRIAAIKAVRGLTSLGLKEAKELIEGLPKKFKEGVSKDEAEDAKKQLEAAGAKVSIV from the coding sequence atggcACTAACTACAGCATTAACAACAATCTCAACTGTCACACTTTCTTATCCTACGCATTTTCAAAAACCAATCACAACCGTCCATTTCCCAACAACATCTCTCTCCCACCGCACCACCCGTCTCCGCCCCATAACCGCCGTCTCCGAGCAAGTCGAAAAACTCGGAAACGAGATTTCCAGCCTCACACTCGAACAAGCCAAAACCCTAGTCGATTACCTCCAAGACAAATTAGGAGTAACTGCCGCTTCATTCGCTCCCGCCGCCGTCGCCGCTGCTCCCGCCGCCGCTGAAGCGGAAGCAGTGGTTGAAGAGAAGACGGAATTCGATGTGGTGATTGAAGAAGTTCCGAGTAATTCGAGAATTGCGGCAATTAAAGCGGTTAGGGGTTTGACGAGTTTAGGGTTGAAAGAAGCTAAGGAATTGATTGAAGGTTTGCCGAAGAAATTTAAAGAAGGTGTTTCGAAAGATGAAGCTGAAGATGCTAAGAAACAACTTGAAGCTGCAGGTGCTAAAGTTTCCATTGTTTAG
- the LOC101493897 gene encoding MYB-like transcription factor EOBII — MDKKPCNSSQDPEVRKGPWTMEEDLILINYIANHGEGVWNSLAKAAGLKRTGKSCRLRWLNYLRPDVRRGNITPEEQLLIMELHEKWGNRWSKIAKHLPGRTDNEIKNFWRTRIQKHIKQVDHNQQNSQQQKSSSSDHHQTNTSQASNSTMVEPMENYSPTSYQATNLEPFPTQFPTINDHNSSCCTNDHNTNNYWSMEDIWSMQLLNGD, encoded by the exons atggacaaaaaaccGTGCAATTCATCTCAAGATCCTGAAGTTAGAAAGGGGCCATGGACCATGGAAGAAGATTTGATTTTGATCAATTATATTGCAAATCATGGTGAAGGTGTATGGAATTCCTTAGCCAAAGCTGCtg gtCTTAAACGTACAGGAAAGAGTTGTAGACTTCGATGGCTAAACTACCTTCGTCCTGATGTTAGACGAGGAAATATTACACCTGAGGAACAACTTTTGATCATGGAACTTCATGAAAAATGGGGAAACAG GTGGTCCAAAATTGCAAAGCATCTTCCAGGAAGAACTGACAATGAAATTAAGAATTTTTGGAGGACTAGGATACAAAAACACATTAAGCAAGTTGATCATAATCAACAAAATTCCCAACAACAAAAGAGTTCATCAAGTGATCATCATCAAACAAACACTAGCCAAGCTTCAAATTCTACAATGGTAGAGCCAATGGAAAATTATTCTCCAACTTCATACCAAGCAACAAATTTAGAGCCATTTCCAACTCAATTTCCAACAATCAATGATCACAACTCAAGTTGTTGTACCAATGACCACAACACCAACAACTATTGGAGCATGGAGGACATTTGGTCAATGCAATTACTCAATGGAGATTAA
- the LOC101494530 gene encoding PWWP domain-containing protein 6: MGMIETQIKEPCGVSSTLEENFKVQGSEEEKNEVKKGFGSLKSVEDDECCKVDENGVGVKSLCDDGVVEVKSSFFETEVSVLRENDYQGSDGSIVCEKLDCEGRVEEDAVLNGDGVVVVDAEERKDGNVKEKDENCDVKIVTIEVPIVETSEGKVEEVSVLSGDGVVVVDGEERKDENVKESDEREKGENCDGKIATIEVPIVEISENNDVEMEDLIVEDLIDESYGFSVGDFVWGKIKSHPWWPGRVYEASDASDFALKVKQKNRLLVAYFGDGTFAWCHPSQLKPFKDNFEDMVRQSCSKGFTNAVQEAVNEVRKILIMKMSRSFAAEKTMSEFVTLSAKNSGIKEGVLVPESGIERLSSVTVEPAELLSQMKQIAEIIDVGSVLELEFLKARLSAFFLLRGGYKLPVYEDPKRVSGLEDKDDTVDVETAVEAQFQGPFEEDYSTLPLSPKSGEPCHSPEISGSRSNRRRKQKSIADIMWEDKDKDVHTKNKEEDASDEVLDAIASRGRKKRKDSEDVATSKPVRKRKEFVIDTDGNSAGSGKEGRGDKKNSDKVKSLHLNKKKEAFGNESVVNGSKEEENDEGKSKEENEKGFLSRERKKSKYLSPPFTTSIRELVKGSKGTKARDAVRLSSPISKCNSVAFLESKLSDSSNHQTQDDEEKAIDPEKVKVSSAKILSKLRSVAISPQISREGASFDRFVDFILVMRSSLYREGSLYKAYKKVLPGRKRKKPESKSELEMLGKDQNQSDHVSPDEDSAPIKRRKEKKTTSVQKSTRASETKTGEKGTDEKSSAAVLFVSFWPGSTLPSKSDLITMYSKFGALNELETDMFRTNYTARVSFLRTHDAEKALNHSQNKNPFESSEVTFQLQYASSDGSKSVGEHSERSKSKASQYNKQKSETPTTPSVSPSQGSEKTKLSFIKGKLQGLVSMLESSDEKSPEFKTKLEINVKSLLEDVNKMAESTSS, translated from the coding sequence ATGGGTATGATTGAAACTCAAATCAAGGAACCGTGTGGGGTTTCTTCTACTTTAGAAGAAAATTTCAAGGTTCAAGGTTCAGAAGAGGAGAAGAATGAGGTGAAAAAAGGTTTTGGAAGTTTGAAAagtgttgaagatgatgaatgtTGTAAGGTTGATGAGAATGGTGTTGGAGTGAAAAGTTTGTGTGATGATGGTGTTGTTGAAGTTAAGAGCAGTTTTTTCGAGACCGAGGTTTCGGTTTTGAGGGAAAATGATTATCAAGGAAGTGATGGGAGCATTGTTTGTGAGAAGTTGGATTGTGAGGGGAGAGTAGAAGAAGATGCTGTTTTGAATGGTGATGGTGTGGTAGTTGTTGATGCTGAAGAGAGAAAAGATGGGAATGTGAaggaaaaagatgaaaattgtGATGTGAAAATTGTGACTATTGAAGTTCCAATAGTAGAGACAAGTGAGGGAAAGGTAGAAGAAGTTTCTGTTTTGAGTGGTGATGGTGTGGTTGTTGTTGATGGTGAAGAGAGAAAAGACGAGAATGTGAAGGAAAGTGATGAACGGGAAAAAGGAGAAAATTGCGATGGAAAAATTGCGACTATTGAGGTTCCGATTGTGGAGATAAGTGAGAACAATGATGTTGAAATGGAAGATTTGATTGTGGAGGATTTGATCGATGAAAGTTACGGTTTTTCTGTTGGTGATTTTGTTTGGGGTAAAATTAAGAGTCATCCTTGGTGGCCAGGCCGAGTTTACGAAGCCTCTGATGCGTCTGATTTTGCTTTGAAGGTGAAACAGAAGAATCGACTCTTAGTGGCTTACTTTGGTGATGGAACATTTGCTTGGTGTCATCCCTCCCAATTGAAGCCCTTTAAGGACAATTTTGAAGATATGGTGAGACAGAGTTGTTCCAAAGGTTTTACGAATGCAGTGCAAGAAGCCGTGAACGAGGTTCGAAAGATTCTGATTATGAAGATGAGTCGTTCGTTTGCTGCGGAGAAAACTATGTCTGAGTTTGTTACACTCTCGGCAAAAAATTCAGGAATCAAGGAAGGAGTTCTTGTGCCGGAAAGTGGCATAGAGAGACTTTCGTCTGTTACAGTTGAACCAGCTGAATTACTTTCTCAAATGAAACAAATTGCTGAAATCATCGATGTTGGTAGTGTTCTTGAGCTGGAATTTTTGAAGGCACGGCTTTCGGCTTTTTTTCTGTTGAGAGGAGGATATAAGTTACCTGTTTACGAGGATCCCAAGCGGGTTTCCGGACTTGAAGATAAGGATGACACAGTTGATGTTGAAACTGCAGTGGAAGCACAGTTTCAAGGGCCATTTGAAGAGGACTACTCTACGCTGCCGTTGAGTCCAAAATCCGGCGAACCGTGTCATTCTCCGGAGATTTCAGGAAGTAGATCGAACCGTAGAAGAAAGCAGAAAAGCATTGCTGACATTATGTGGGAGGATAAAGATAAAGATgttcatacaaaaaataaagaagaggATGCAAGTGATGAAGTTCTCGATGCAATTGCGTCACGAGGtagaaagaagagaaaagatAGCGAGGATGTAGCGACATCTAAACCAGTTCGGAAGAGAAAAGAGTTTGTTATAGATACCGATGGAAACTCTGCAGGTTCTGGAAAAGAAGGCCGTGGAGACAAGAAAAACAGTGACAAGGTCAAATCGCTGCATTTGAACAAGAAAAAAGAAGCTTTCGGCAATGAAAGCGTCGTCAATGGAagcaaagaagaagaaaatgatgaaGGGAAGTCGAAAGAAGAAAATGAGAAGGGTTTTTTGTCGAGGGAAAGGAAGAAAAGCAAGTATTTGTCTCCTCCCTTCACTACTTCAATCAGGGAGCTTGTGAAGGGAAGTAAAGGAACAAAAGCTAGGGATGCTGTCCGGCTTTCTTCTCCGATTTCAAAGTGTAACAGTGTGGCATTTCTAGAGTCAAAACTTTCTGATAGTTCGAATCACCAAACACAAGATGATGAGGAAAAGGCTATTGATCCAGAGAAAGTCAAGGTTTCTTCGGCCAAAATTCTGTCTAAACTTCGCAGTGTCGCTATTAGTCCACAAATCTCTAGGGAAGGTGCTTCTTTTGATAGATTTGTGGACTTTATTTTGGTCATGAGAAGTTCATTATATCGCGAAGGATCGTTATACAAAGCATACAAGAAAGTTTTACCGGGGAGGAAGAGAAAGAAGCCAGAATCCAAATCTGAACTTGAGATGCTGGGGAAAGATCAAAATCAATCTGATCATGTATCACCCGATGAAGATTCTGCGCCAATAAAGAGAAGAAAGGAGAAGAAAACTACAAGCGTCCAAAAATCGACGAGAGCTTCTGAAACCAAGACTGGTGAAAAGGGGACTGATGAGAAATCTTCGGCAGCCGTGCTCTTCGTGTCATTTTGGCCAGGATCCACTTTACCTTCGAAATCTGATCTCATCACAATGTATAGTAAGTTCGGAGCTCTGAACGAATTAGAAACCGATATGTTCCGTACTAATTACACTGCTCGAGTTTCCTTCCTAAGAACCCATGATGCTGAAAAGGCATTGAACCATTCTCAAAACAAAAACCCTTTTGAATCTTCAGAAGTTACTTTTCAGCTCCAGTACGCATCTTCCGATGGATCCAAGTCTGTAGGAGAACACAGTGAAAGATCAAAGTCCAAAGCTTCACAATACAACAAGCAGAAAAGCGAGACTCCAACCACACCATCGGTTTCACCGTCACAAGGTAGTGAGAAAACTAAACTGAGCTTCATAAAAGGAAAACTTCAAGGTCTGGTCTCAATGCTCGAATCATCCGACGAAAAATCACCTGAGTTCAAGACGAAGTTAGAGATCAATGTAAAAAGTCTTTTGGAGGATGTGAACAAAATGGCCGAATCTACATCGTCGTAA